A region from the Chelmon rostratus isolate fCheRos1 chromosome 6, fCheRos1.pri, whole genome shotgun sequence genome encodes:
- the tshz3a gene encoding teashirt homolog 3, whose protein sequence is MPRRKQEAPKRAAAYSPEELTVHTVEDEETEADNLPSGLQNDLQMKDEFVEQSAKPAKEQACDQESAGAAEVSGQEMDSESHVSETSDRLSDFESPSRKAEDNLVTASLNGGSKTPPIGMDTLEQMKAIYSNFLNSPLWSPLNFNSTPPQAQSLASTEKPTRSNSTSSSSSCSSGSYDWHQSAVAKTLQQHRPQSRHPSPSEPNLFSTVQLHRQNPKLFGSIFTGASKFRCKGCSAAYDTLVELTVHMNDTGHYRDDNKDRADSGGKRWSKPRKRSLLEMEGKEDAQKVLKCMYCGHSFESLQDLSVHMIKTKHYQKVPLKEPMASVAAKIMSSKKRGLVGLDLTASPHSREGTPKVKHPQTDLCVPSQKPPSSPYTTPNTRSGHQNGASYAWQFESNKFQILKCMDCGSSHNTLQELRTHMMVTGHFLRVTTSAGKKIKTLPEATPPNPVRVTTPTEQRVQSVPLAPSTISSPPLQTTTTPPTTSPPLKEIKKEDVEEECTKQEALGNEKPAAASVGKEEDAEKEEKYDISMYNYLTEEDLKESPKGGFDILKSLENTVTSAINKAQSGNPSWGGYPSIHAAYQFPNSLKLQQGSIEKNSPMKFLFNGGDLTLSSLAKNQPLISPPLSQSSPFPTNNFQAMEDLVKKVTEKVAKVEQRVKQLSPKMENHLSPCSSEAGESHKGGDADSPREWRVVTPANSEGGSNSNRASPAIEPKRESAVKSPLASALRCSTTIITGHTPPEQPFVNPLSALQSVMNIHLGKAAKPALSNQDPVSLLSRLNHSMAERAAVAAPPSQTGKRENVVDNSFCQPNDDQPMDLTKGKSDRGGSVGSAPLTPSSTASSISPSSLVTPVKLTVVSPYISSSPLHENALSDISDMLRNLTQSHYVPKPPSRSRITDKAETVGSPHDDNASLHGYKRKGRHSNWNPQHLLLLQAQFALSLRQTSEAKYIINDLSPQERMHVSRFTGLSLTTISHWLANVKYQLRRTGRTKFLKNLDSGQPIFFCSDCASQIRTPAAYVCHLEAHLGFRIRDLAKLSPKQTLRDSHTITEKIVPLESYLSPQSQDDCSSNGTVYSCQLCVRKFATKHAIKLHLSKSHGKSPEDHLLYVSELEKH, encoded by the coding sequence CCTATTCTCCCGAGGAGCTGACAGTGCACACTGTGGAAGAtgaggagacagaagcagacaacCTGCCGTCAGGACTTCAGAATGACCTTCAAATGAAAGATGAGTTTGTAGAGCAAAGTGCAAAGCCTGCCAAGGAGCAAGCATGTGACCAGGAATCAGCTGGGGCCGCAGAGGTCTCAGGACAAGAAATGGACAGTGAGTCACATGTGAGTGAGACCAGTGACCGTCTCTCAGACTTTGAGAGCCCCTCCAGAAAAGCAGAGGACAACTTAGTCACAGCATCTCTTAATGGTGGCAGTAAAACACCTCCCATAGGCATGGACACCTTAGAACAAATGAAGGCTATCTACTCCAATTTCCTGAACAGCCCCTTATGGTCACCGCTGAACTTTAATTCTACACCACCACAGGCGCAATCCTTGGCTTCTACAGAGAAGCCAACTCGTAGCAACAGCactagtagcagtagtagctgCAGCAGCGGTAGCTATGACTGGCACCAGTCTGCAGTGGCAAAGACACTACAACAGCATCGTCCCCAGAGCCGTCACCCTTCTCCGTCTGAGCCCAACCTCTTTAGCACAGTCCAGCTACACAGGCAAAACCCAAAACTGTTTGGTTCAATCTTCACTGGGGCCAGTAAATTCCGCTGTAAGGGTTGTAGTGCTGCTTATGACACCCTGGTGGAGCTCACAGTTCACATGAATGATACAGGGCACTACCGTGATGACAACAAAGACAGGgcagacagtggtggaaagcgCTGGTCTAAACCACGTAAGCGGTCCCTGttggagatggagggaaaggaggaTGCCCAGAAAGTTTTGAAGTGCATGTATTGTGGTCACTCCTTTGAATCCCTTCAGGACCTCAGTGTTCACATGATAAAGACCAAACACTACCAGAAAGTGCCTCTGAAGGAGCCCATGGCCTCTGTGGCAGCCAAAATCATGTCCTCTAAGAAAAGGGGGCTCGTGGGGTTAGACCTCACTGCCTCACCACATTCTAGAGAAGGAACCCCCAAAGTTAAGCACCCACAGACAGACCTGTGTGTACCCTCACAAAAACCCCCCTCCAGCCCCTACACCACCCCTAATACTCGCTCTGGCCATCAGAATGGTGCAAGCTATGCTTGGCAGTTTGAATCCAACAAATTCCAGATACTTAAGTGTATGGACTGTGGCAGTTCCCATAATACACTACAAGAGCTGAGAACCCACATGATGGTGACAGGACACTTCCTGAGGGTGACCACCTctgcaggaaagaaaatcaaaacactTCCTGAGGCCACCCCCCCCAATCCTGTGAGGGTTACCACACCAACTGAGCAGAGGGTCCAGTCTGTCCCACTCGCTCCCTCCACCATCTCTTCTCCGCCTCTTCAAACTACCACAACTCCCCCTACTACCTCCCCTCCTCTTAAAGAGATCAAAAAGGAGGATGTTGAGGAGGAGTGCACTAAGCAAGAGGCTCTAGGAAATGAGAagccagctgcagcttcagttgggaaggaggaggatgctgagaaggaggaaaaatatgACATCTCAATGTATAATTATCTTACTGAAGAGGACCTGAAAGAGAGCCCTAAAGGGGGCTTTGATATTCTTAAATCACTGgaaaacactgtgacatcagccATCAACAAGGCACAGAGTGGGAATCCAAGCTGGGGAGGCTACCCTAGCATCCATGCAGCCTACCAGTTCCCCAATTCCCTCAAGCTACAACAGGGCAGCATAGAAAAGAATTCCCCAATGAAGTTCTTGTTCAACGGAGGGGATTTAACATTGTCCTCCCTTGCCAAGAACCAACCCCTCATTTCCCCACCACTTAGTCAGTCCTCCCCCTTCCCCACCAACAACTTCCAAGCAATGGAGGATTTAGTAAAGAAAGTGACTGAGAAAGTAGCAAAAGTAGAGCAAAGGGTGAAGCAGTTGTCTCCTAAGATGGAGAACCATCTTTCTCCCTGTAGTAGTGAAGCTGGAGAATCACATAAAGGAGGAGATGCTGACTCACCTCGGGAATGGAGGGTAGTCACCCCAGCCAATAGCGAAGGGGGAAGTAATAGCAACAGAGCATCCCCAGCAATAGAACCCAAGAGAGAGTCAGCAGTCAAATCCCCACTTGCCTCTGCACTGAGATGCAGTACCACCATTATCACTGGCCATACTCCACCAGAGCAGCCCTTTGTCAACCCTCTAAGTGCTCTTCAATCAGTAATGAACATTCATTTGGGGAAAGCAGCCAAGCCCGCCTTGTCAAACCAAGATCCCGTGAGCCTGCTCTCCAGGCTTAACCATAGCATGGCTGAAAGGGCTGCTGTGGCAGCTCCTCCATCGCAGACCGGAAAGCGGGAAAATGTAGTTGATAATAGTTTTTGCCAGCCCAATGACGACCAGCCTATGGACCTCACAAAAGGGAAAAGCGATAGAGGAGGCTCTGTTGGCTCAGCCCCCCTAACCCCTTCATCCACAGCCTCCTCCatttccccctcctcccttgTTACTCCAGTAAAGCTAACAGTGGTTTCTCCCTACATATCTAGCAGCCCTCTGCATGAAAATGCTTTGTCAGATATTTCAGACATGTTGAGGAACCTGACACAGTCCCACTATGTCCCAAAGCCTCCCTCACGGTCCCGCATCACAGATAAAGCTGAGACTGTGGGCTCACCTCATGATGATAACGCATCCCTGCATGGCTACAAACGCAAAGGTCGGCACTCCAACTGGAACCCCCAGCACCTCCTCCTTCTACAGGCCCAGTTTGCCTTGAGCTTGAGGCAGACATCAGAGGCAAAATACATCATCAATGACCTCAGCCCACAGGAAAGAATGCATGTGTCTCGTTTCACAGGCCTCTCTTTAACCACCATCAGCCACTGGCTGGCTAATGTTAAGTACCAGCTAAGGAGAACTGGTAGAACCAAGTTCCTCAAGAATCTGGACTCCGGTCAACCTATATTCTTCTGTAGTGACTGTGCCTCACAGATACGCACCCCAGCAGCATACGTATGCCACCTGGAAGCCCACCTTGGGTTCAGAATAAGGGACCTGGCTAAGCTGTCCCCCAAACAGACTTTGAGGGACTCCCACACTATCACTGAGAAAATAGTGCCCCTGGAGTCCTACCTTTCTCCTCAGTCACAAGACGACTGCAGTAGTAATGGGACAGTGTACAGTTGCCAACTCTGTGTCCGCAAATTTGCCACTAAGCACGCCATCAAGCTTCACCTCAGCAAGAGCCACGGGAAGTCTCCAGAGGACCATCTGTTATATGTGTCTGAACTAGAGAAACATTAA